One part of the Clostridium thermosuccinogenes genome encodes these proteins:
- a CDS encoding IS110 family transposase produces MNFRPMAGIDVGKFFSEMAILSPSNEVIARMKIRHDSSSDVERAVKLLKKTEKDFDSRPFVVMESTGHYHKILFHSLCKAGFEVSIINPIQTDSIKNIGIRKVKNDKVDARKIALLYRFQELKTTNIPDEDIECLRSLCRQYYKLSDELTAYKNRLTGIVDQLMLNFKDVFPNIFSKAALAVLEKYPTPVHILKANRNKLIALIQKNSRRSLKWSTAKYELLVSKAREFAPLSINNSSNIAMLGVYISMIKTLEENLEKVLKAIRSLIAEDMAKDIPMLALTLELLQSIPGIGLISAVTILAEIGDFSAFSKPGKLVAYFGIDPSVMQSGEFTGTQNKMSKRGSRLLRRVLFTIALANIRTKRDKTACNPVLMEYYKNKCQNKPKKVALGAVMRKLVNYIFAVLRDRKPYQLRSPQEHAKNLAAKHTAA; encoded by the coding sequence ATGAATTTCAGACCTATGGCAGGAATCGATGTAGGTAAATTCTTTAGTGAGATGGCAATTCTTTCTCCATCCAATGAAGTAATTGCCCGCATGAAGATCCGCCATGATTCCAGTTCTGACGTTGAAAGAGCCGTTAAATTACTGAAAAAAACGGAAAAGGACTTTGATTCTAGGCCTTTCGTCGTCATGGAATCCACCGGGCACTATCACAAAATCCTTTTCCATTCACTTTGTAAAGCTGGATTTGAGGTTTCCATCATAAACCCCATCCAAACTGATTCTATCAAAAATATTGGAATCAGGAAAGTGAAAAATGATAAAGTTGATGCCCGGAAAATTGCCCTGCTATACAGATTTCAGGAGCTTAAAACTACTAATATCCCAGATGAAGATATTGAATGTCTGCGAAGCCTTTGCCGACAGTACTACAAGCTCTCTGACGAACTTACTGCCTACAAAAACAGGCTTACAGGTATTGTTGACCAACTCATGCTAAACTTCAAGGATGTATTCCCTAACATCTTTTCAAAGGCTGCTCTCGCAGTATTAGAAAAATATCCTACGCCTGTGCATATTCTTAAAGCCAACAGAAACAAGTTGATTGCACTGATACAAAAGAATTCCCGCAGAAGCCTTAAGTGGTCAACTGCAAAGTATGAGCTTTTGGTCTCCAAGGCCAGAGAATTTGCACCTTTGAGCATTAATAACTCTTCAAATATTGCCATGCTTGGGGTGTATATCTCTATGATTAAAACCTTGGAGGAAAACCTTGAGAAAGTCCTCAAAGCCATTCGTTCATTGATTGCTGAAGATATGGCAAAGGACATACCCATGCTGGCACTGACTCTCGAGCTTCTACAAAGCATTCCAGGTATAGGACTTATCTCTGCTGTTACCATTCTGGCTGAAATTGGCGACTTTTCAGCTTTTTCAAAGCCAGGCAAGCTAGTTGCTTATTTCGGCATTGACCCCTCTGTAATGCAGTCCGGAGAGTTTACCGGCACACAAAACAAGATGTCAAAAAGGGGGTCAAGGCTGCTTCGCAGGGTACTTTTCACAATTGCTCTTGCTAATATCCGCACTAAGCGTGACAAAACAGCTTGCAACCCTGTACTGATGGAATATTACAAAAACAAATGCCAGAACAAGCCTAAAAAAGTGGCCTTAGGAGCTGTTATGCGTAAGCTTGTTAATTATATTTTTGCTGTTCTTAGGGATAGAAAGCCTTATCAGCTACGTAGCCCTCAGGAACATGCGAAGAATCTTGCAGCAAAGCATACAGCAGCTTAA
- a CDS encoding alpha/beta hydrolase: MSKRNKSKSIKWIVIILIISVVAGGAWYMFRSFRSRVYLQNRLDIGGNGNIKLLNQLNDNWTLPEDYSLEIIEVDGITMEWVKAKGTKPEKAILQLHGGAYSRSLEDNGTTYRRAAVQYAKLSGAGVLTVDYRVAPKHPFPAALEDAVLAYKWLLEQGYLPEHIIIAGDSAGGGLTLATALYLRDNDMPMPAALITMSAWTNLNYKRKTPAYVGNNRADNPYISPIYGEYDGFPPMLMQVGGDEMLLNDTIKVAQKAKEAGVEVRQTTYPGMFHVFQMLFPELPDANEAWDEVEAFIKEIYEEKSEVQ, translated from the coding sequence ATGAGTAAGAGAAATAAAAGTAAATCTATTAAGTGGATTGTAATTATATTAATTATCTCTGTGGTTGCCGGAGGTGCCTGGTATATGTTCAGAAGCTTCAGAAGCCGAGTTTATCTGCAAAACAGATTAGATATCGGTGGGAATGGCAACATCAAGCTTTTAAACCAACTGAACGATAACTGGACGTTGCCGGAGGATTACTCCTTAGAAATCATAGAAGTTGACGGAATAACAATGGAATGGGTTAAGGCAAAGGGAACTAAGCCTGAAAAGGCAATCCTGCAGCTTCATGGTGGAGCTTACAGCCGCTCTCTGGAGGACAACGGCACAACATACCGGCGTGCGGCGGTACAATATGCCAAGCTAAGCGGAGCCGGGGTTTTGACCGTAGATTACCGGGTCGCTCCGAAACATCCTTTTCCCGCGGCATTAGAGGATGCTGTACTGGCATATAAATGGCTTTTGGAGCAGGGATACCTGCCGGAACACATCATTATAGCGGGTGATTCGGCAGGCGGAGGGCTTACGCTTGCGACTGCCCTTTATTTAAGAGATAATGACATGCCGATGCCTGCTGCTTTAATAACCATGTCCGCATGGACAAATCTGAATTACAAACGCAAGACTCCTGCATATGTAGGCAACAACCGAGCCGACAATCCGTATATTTCACCTATTTATGGCGAGTATGACGGTTTTCCTCCCATGTTAATGCAGGTGGGTGGAGATGAAATGCTTTTAAACGATACCATTAAGGTTGCACAAAAGGCAAAAGAAGCTGGAGTTGAAGTTCGACAGACAACATATCCCGGCATGTTCCATGTATTTCAGATGCTGTTTCCTGAACTGCCTGACGCCAACGAGGCATGGGACGAAGTCGAGGCATTTATAAAGGAAATATATGAGGAAAAGTCTGAGGTTCAGTGA
- a CDS encoding DUF6323 family protein → MALEIMNLYSSLVQKQAVGEILKCNDFTLGFGLSLSPQDAIELVETRTSSLKRNGRIEFGGGIIEKIIKEFCDSPYISMHNYAETLHELIEIFYFYKNETLDLISDDELIKFMKDSFDGKCQGSLELLAGRELDKLARNLRFGYDPEYSEDDEFDEDEEDEDGEY, encoded by the coding sequence TTGGCACTTGAGATCATGAATTTATATTCATCCCTGGTACAAAAGCAAGCAGTTGGTGAAATCTTAAAATGTAATGATTTTACTCTTGGATTCGGGCTATCTTTATCTCCCCAGGATGCCATTGAATTAGTTGAAACGAGAACTTCTTCACTGAAAAGAAATGGACGCATTGAATTCGGCGGTGGCATAATTGAAAAAATTATCAAGGAGTTCTGCGATTCTCCTTATATTTCCATGCACAACTATGCAGAAACGCTTCATGAGTTAATTGAAATTTTTTATTTTTATAAGAATGAAACTCTCGATTTAATAAGTGATGATGAACTGATTAAGTTTATGAAAGATTCCTTTGACGGCAAATGCCAAGGATCATTGGAACTGCTGGCAGGACGTGAACTTGACAAGCTGGCTCGCAATTTGCGCTTTGGGTACGATCCTGAATATTCAGAGGATGATGAATTTGATGAGGATGAGGAGGATGAGGATGGCGAATATTGA
- a CDS encoding class I SAM-dependent methyltransferase, with translation MKENKYDDDIFFEKYSQMRRSQQGLAGAGEWETLKRLLPDFKGKRVLDLGCGYGWHCIYAMEQGASSVIGVDISHKMLEVAEEKTHFPQVEYLCCAMEDVEFPEESFDVVLSSLAFHYVEDYAALIKKIYRMLKHGGKLVFTVEHPVFTAHGTQDWYYDEKGEILHFPVDNYYYEGKRTTVFLGEKVTKYHRTLTTYLNTLLSSGFIINHVVEPQPPKSMMDIPGMKDEMRRPMMLIVSASKD, from the coding sequence ATGAAAGAAAACAAATATGACGATGATATTTTCTTTGAAAAATATAGTCAAATGAGACGTTCGCAGCAGGGACTAGCTGGTGCGGGAGAATGGGAAACATTGAAAAGGCTTTTGCCGGATTTTAAAGGTAAGCGTGTGCTTGACCTGGGATGCGGTTATGGCTGGCACTGCATCTATGCCATGGAGCAGGGTGCTTCATCTGTTATAGGGGTTGATATTTCTCATAAAATGCTCGAGGTGGCTGAAGAAAAAACGCATTTTCCACAGGTTGAATATTTATGCTGTGCTATGGAAGATGTAGAGTTCCCGGAGGAGAGCTTTGATGTCGTATTAAGTTCACTGGCATTTCATTATGTAGAGGATTATGCGGCTCTTATTAAAAAGATATATAGAATGCTCAAGCATGGTGGCAAGCTGGTTTTTACGGTTGAACATCCTGTTTTTACTGCCCATGGAACTCAAGACTGGTATTATGACGAAAAAGGAGAAATACTGCATTTTCCGGTGGACAATTATTATTATGAGGGAAAACGAACCACTGTGTTTTTAGGAGAAAAGGTTACAAAATATCATAGAACCCTGACCACATATCTAAACACATTACTTTCCAGTGGTTTTATAATAAATCATGTTGTAGAACCGCAACCGCCCAAAAGTATGATGGATATTCCGGGAATGAAGGATGAAATGCGGCGTCCTATGATGCTGATTGTATCGGCAAGCAAAGATTGA
- a CDS encoding MarR family winged helix-turn-helix transcriptional regulator: MKQQKGFHLLNSCLNMRRQLNKLLSSGDLSQGEYLVLRNIWLSNSDLSSCGKQGYIKAADLSDMLELSRPSITRILNDLEHRGFITRSIDKEDRRSVKIELTEAGIRAIEKANRGILSIAERLVASLGDSDTDKLIDLIDKLTEIYKEMLDEKGVRSDE; this comes from the coding sequence ATGAAGCAGCAAAAAGGATTCCACCTGTTGAATTCCTGTCTTAATATGAGGAGGCAGTTAAACAAATTATTAAGCAGCGGCGATCTTTCGCAAGGAGAGTATCTTGTTTTGCGGAATATATGGCTTTCAAACAGTGATTTGTCAAGTTGCGGAAAGCAAGGATACATTAAAGCTGCAGATCTGTCCGATATGCTTGAGTTGTCCCGCCCATCCATTACACGCATCCTCAACGATCTGGAACATAGGGGATTCATCACAAGGAGCATTGATAAAGAAGACAGAAGAAGTGTGAAAATTGAATTGACCGAAGCAGGCATTAGAGCCATAGAAAAGGCAAACAGAGGGATTTTGAGCATTGCTGAAAGGCTTGTCGCATCCTTAGGCGACTCCGATACGGACAAATTGATTGATTTAATCGACAAGCTTACGGAAATTTACAAAGAAATGCTTGACGAGAAGGGGGTCCGAAGCGATGAGTAA
- the erm gene encoding 23S ribosomal RNA methyltransferase Erm — protein sequence MPQKRKKGTTPPIWASQNFLTSYKTINRIIRRTTLNKNDHVIEIGPGKGHTTGILIQKCRQVSAIEIDERLYNKLMIKFKGTKNIRIYHQDFLKWKLPESEDYKVFSNIPFCFTTDIVRKLTECKNVPSETWLIMEKGAAKRFMGKPSESLRSLLIKPKFDLDIVYYFDREDFHPKPGVDAVLLHFKKKSQPDISANQWFAYEQFASKGLKYGLRSLFTRKQLSRALRQAGVQNGVTPAEILYVQWLCLFRCYWEHVLGKK from the coding sequence ATGCCCCAAAAAAGAAAAAAAGGGACAACTCCGCCCATTTGGGCATCGCAAAACTTTTTGACAAGCTACAAAACCATAAACAGGATTATACGCAGAACCACACTGAACAAAAATGATCATGTTATTGAAATTGGTCCGGGAAAGGGCCATACAACCGGCATCCTGATTCAAAAATGTCGGCAAGTTTCTGCTATTGAGATAGACGAACGTTTGTATAACAAACTGATGATTAAATTTAAGGGCACCAAAAATATCCGGATATATCATCAGGATTTTTTGAAGTGGAAGCTTCCTGAATCCGAAGATTATAAAGTTTTTTCAAATATCCCCTTTTGTTTCACCACGGATATTGTGCGAAAACTTACGGAGTGCAAAAACGTACCTTCCGAAACATGGCTTATCATGGAAAAAGGCGCAGCCAAGCGTTTTATGGGCAAGCCTTCGGAATCGTTGCGTTCATTGCTCATAAAGCCTAAATTTGATTTGGATATTGTCTACTATTTCGACAGGGAGGATTTTCATCCCAAACCGGGGGTCGATGCTGTACTTCTTCACTTTAAGAAAAAGAGCCAGCCGGATATCTCTGCAAACCAGTGGTTTGCTTATGAACAGTTTGCTTCAAAGGGATTAAAATATGGACTTCGCAGTCTGTTTACAAGAAAGCAGTTATCCAGGGCATTACGTCAGGCAGGTGTGCAAAATGGTGTCACCCCTGCAGAGATTCTTTATGTGCAGTGGCTTTGCCTTTTCCGATGCTACTGGGAGCATGTTCTGGGTAAAAAATGA
- a CDS encoding MerR family transcriptional regulator: MLIGEVSKKFNIGIETLRYYDKIGLLIAKRKNNLRYYSEEDVKKLQNIMAMKEMMFSLEDIKRILEIDERIEKGLESNSINQKDIEILLNEVNQKRIEILKKEEELKKVKNQLDKLMNKILKLKGDGDD; the protein is encoded by the coding sequence ATGTTAATAGGAGAGGTCTCAAAGAAATTCAATATTGGTATAGAAACCCTTAGATATTATGACAAAATCGGCCTGCTTATTGCTAAAAGAAAAAACAATCTTAGATACTATTCCGAAGAAGATGTTAAGAAGCTGCAAAATATTATGGCAATGAAAGAAATGATGTTCTCATTAGAGGACATAAAAAGAATTCTAGAAATTGATGAAAGAATAGAAAAAGGGTTAGAAAGTAACTCAATAAACCAGAAAGATATTGAAATACTGCTTAATGAAGTAAACCAAAAGCGAATAGAGATACTGAAGAAAGAAGAAGAACTAAAAAAGGTAAAGAATCAGTTGGATAAGCTTATGAACAAGATATTGAAATTGAAAGGTGATGGCGATGATTAA
- a CDS encoding DUF1697 domain-containing protein yields MGKYVAFLRGINVGGKNKVSMPELKELFEENGFFDVVTYINSGNIIFSSDNTDEKKLKEKCEVLIADKFQLSIPVMILSVDDLVTALGHAPSWWGQDKDSKHNAIFVLPPTTVDEVFKEVGEIKPEYEKVDYYGRVIFWSAPIKTFSRTRWSKIVGSSVYDSITIRNANTVRKIVQLVN; encoded by the coding sequence ATGGGAAAATATGTTGCTTTTTTGCGCGGTATTAACGTAGGCGGGAAAAATAAGGTTTCGATGCCGGAATTAAAAGAATTATTTGAGGAAAACGGATTTTTCGATGTAGTAACATACATAAACAGCGGAAATATCATTTTCTCCAGTGATAATACTGATGAGAAAAAGCTAAAAGAAAAATGCGAAGTATTAATTGCAGATAAGTTTCAACTAAGTATACCCGTCATGATTTTATCCGTTGATGACTTGGTTACAGCTTTAGGTCACGCGCCTTCATGGTGGGGTCAAGACAAAGATTCAAAACACAATGCAATATTTGTATTGCCACCGACTACGGTAGATGAAGTGTTCAAAGAGGTAGGGGAGATCAAGCCTGAATATGAAAAAGTTGATTATTATGGTAGGGTCATTTTTTGGTCTGCGCCTATCAAAACTTTTTCAAGAACACGGTGGTCAAAGATAGTAGGATCGTCTGTGTACGACAGCATCACCATTAGAAATGCAAACACTGTTAGAAAGATAGTGCAGCTTGTGAATTAA
- a CDS encoding DUF6179 domain-containing protein, with product MANIEKRHIINIQNLSGEFYFNAILHEAYACGLLSESDIENIQLQCISLLSYKCERYNMGESSSIKVETAESIMKSNFYTIGLYLKSLPDPDHAAVELKTVNVSELYERGRKIANTKLQAAKRFYDMVRENRIDTPNHSYNSTLSENGIGGFFKSYNLDYEAHDVPASIDYQLCNPVNDLTGVEFIQEYLENLYLENEFCKNFATENIHHLLYGYDEGYEDLLINIFEQVLTAALGCSLVNRNIRELYIAEEDIQRLYDALDKNDNPSLMLRIDKAVKDIYEELKITDPLIQRYIENSLPKIAANIEKALNLNTLNKVFVTSINPDLGPGIHFESSAKMDDEEYRRLIEELLSCRYSSDKLELIKEKVKSFDDLEDVLLDAWLEEEEFISLFNTLGDVEIAAIIKRHPFESDIQAVDLSEAEQALRLYLKNYVNGLPRNKREQILQIAKHLVMD from the coding sequence ATGGCGAATATTGAAAAGCGTCATATTATTAATATTCAAAATTTGAGTGGGGAGTTCTATTTTAATGCCATTTTACATGAAGCATATGCCTGTGGACTTTTAAGTGAGTCCGATATAGAAAATATTCAGCTGCAATGTATAAGTCTCTTATCATATAAATGTGAGAGATATAATATGGGTGAAAGCAGTTCCATAAAAGTTGAGACTGCTGAAAGCATTATGAAATCTAATTTTTATACAATAGGGCTATACTTAAAATCTTTACCGGATCCGGATCATGCTGCAGTCGAGTTGAAAACTGTAAATGTTTCTGAGTTGTATGAGAGGGGCAGAAAAATAGCTAACACTAAATTGCAAGCTGCAAAGCGTTTTTATGATATGGTGCGAGAGAACAGAATAGACACGCCCAATCATTCATATAATTCGACCCTTAGCGAAAATGGGATTGGGGGTTTCTTTAAGTCATACAACTTGGACTATGAGGCTCATGATGTTCCCGCTTCTATTGATTATCAGCTTTGCAATCCTGTTAATGATTTGACAGGGGTGGAGTTTATTCAGGAATACCTCGAAAATTTATATCTGGAGAACGAATTTTGCAAGAATTTTGCAACAGAGAACATCCATCACCTGCTTTATGGGTATGACGAAGGTTATGAGGACTTATTGATAAATATTTTTGAGCAAGTATTAACAGCGGCTTTGGGATGTTCTCTTGTCAACCGTAATATCAGAGAGCTCTATATTGCAGAGGAGGATATTCAACGTTTATATGATGCATTGGACAAAAATGATAATCCTTCCCTTATGTTAAGGATTGACAAGGCGGTTAAAGATATATATGAAGAGTTGAAAATCACGGACCCTTTAATCCAAAGGTATATTGAAAATAGTTTGCCGAAGATTGCTGCTAATATAGAAAAGGCGTTAAATTTGAATACCCTTAACAAAGTATTCGTAACCTCTATCAATCCGGATTTGGGACCTGGAATCCACTTTGAATCCAGTGCCAAAATGGATGATGAAGAATATAGAAGGTTAATAGAAGAATTGCTTAGTTGCAGATATTCATCTGATAAGTTGGAATTAATAAAGGAAAAGGTGAAATCTTTCGACGATCTTGAGGATGTTTTGCTTGATGCATGGCTGGAGGAAGAAGAATTTATCTCACTTTTTAATACCCTCGGAGATGTTGAAATTGCAGCTATAATTAAAAGGCACCCGTTTGAATCGGACATTCAGGCTGTAGATTTATCGGAAGCAGAACAGGCATTGCGATTATATTTGAAAAATTATGTTAATGGACTCCCGAGGAACAAACGGGAACAGATTCTCCAAATTGCAAAACATCTTGTGATGGATTAA
- a CDS encoding helix-turn-helix domain-containing protein — protein MNNPKSNIAANLRYLRNRHGFSQEEVAEKVGVSRQSVAKWENGDSLPDILNCEALADLYGVSLNDLVRFDPEKEVFLSLPRTNIYLV, from the coding sequence ATGAATAATCCGAAAAGTAATATTGCCGCAAATCTCCGCTATTTGAGAAATCGTCATGGGTTTTCACAGGAAGAAGTAGCAGAAAAAGTCGGTGTTAGCCGTCAATCTGTTGCAAAATGGGAAAATGGAGATTCTCTGCCCGATATCCTTAATTGTGAAGCTTTAGCGGATTTATATGGTGTTTCTTTAAATGATCTGGTGCGTTTTGACCCGGAAAAAGAGGTTTTCCTATCCCTCCCAAGAACAAACATATATTTGGTGTAG
- a CDS encoding aldo/keto reductase: MIKKKYLYDLPISSLGYGCYALSGAYGSRLEEYEMVRILQYAYELGIKFFDTAGSYTGTEEILGRAIKSFRHDIAIASKVGVTDENKFSLSKESIKSSCESSLKRLKTDYIDIYLIHYHDPDTPVVETIDALESLKKTS; this comes from the coding sequence ATGATTAAAAAGAAATATTTATATGATCTGCCGATCTCCTCATTAGGCTATGGCTGCTATGCATTAAGTGGCGCTTATGGGTCAAGGTTAGAAGAATATGAAATGGTTAGAATATTGCAATATGCCTATGAATTAGGCATAAAATTTTTTGATACTGCCGGAAGCTATACAGGCACCGAAGAGATACTGGGCAGAGCAATTAAGTCTTTTAGACACGATATTGCTATAGCTTCCAAAGTTGGAGTTACTGATGAAAATAAGTTCAGCCTTTCCAAAGAATCTATCAAATCCTCTTGTGAATCCAGTCTTAAAAGATTAAAAACAGATTATATAGACATATATCTTATTCATTATCATGATCCTGATACTCCTGTAGTAGAAACCATTGATGCTTTGGAATCCTTAAAAAAGACCAGCTAA
- a CDS encoding GNAT family N-acetyltransferase, with protein MQFKLYKDVHEFYYDTYDVLMRHESQNMILLGNIIIGHEGKDKTDWRDPANWLMATVSDEKGIQLTALMTPPHNITLYATDNVINSKAINCLIDGLKGYEIPGVMTEKNLAEHFASEYTSLKGLTFKTTMSQRIYELKAVNPDIKQFGVVRLLDERDMYFFPYWLEAFNAASSYGATEMSIPQNEEAYRYRLSTKKLYALEVDGIPVSMAGYTRELQTAIGVAFVYTPPYYRGKGYATSCVAQISQMALDRGYKKCVLYTDLLNPTSNSIYQKIGYTPVCDSLMLRFE; from the coding sequence ATGCAATTCAAGTTGTATAAGGATGTGCATGAGTTTTACTATGATACCTATGATGTGTTAATGCGTCACGAGTCGCAGAACATGATTCTCCTTGGCAATATCATAATTGGACATGAAGGGAAAGATAAAACAGACTGGCGTGACCCTGCAAATTGGCTTATGGCAACTGTTTCGGATGAAAAGGGTATACAGCTTACCGCTTTAATGACACCACCGCATAATATCACACTTTATGCTACAGACAATGTAATCAATTCAAAAGCCATAAACTGCCTGATAGATGGACTGAAAGGCTATGAAATTCCCGGTGTGATGACTGAAAAAAACCTGGCGGAGCATTTTGCCAGTGAATATACCTCTCTAAAGGGATTAACCTTTAAAACAACCATGAGCCAGCGCATATATGAGCTTAAGGCAGTAAATCCAGATATTAAGCAATTTGGTGTCGTTCGTTTGCTGGATGAAAGAGATATGTATTTTTTCCCATACTGGCTTGAGGCATTTAATGCAGCAAGTAGTTATGGAGCAACAGAAATGTCAATCCCTCAAAATGAAGAAGCATATCGATACCGATTATCTACTAAAAAGCTCTACGCTTTGGAGGTCGATGGGATACCTGTCTCTATGGCAGGTTATACAAGGGAATTGCAAACAGCTATCGGCGTGGCATTTGTGTATACCCCTCCTTATTATCGCGGAAAGGGTTATGCCACTTCATGCGTGGCTCAAATCAGTCAAATGGCATTGGACAGAGGATATAAAAAGTGCGTATTATACACGGATTTGCTGAATCCAACATCGAATAGCATTTATCAAAAAATAGGATATACGCCGGTTTGTGATTCGCTCATGTTGAGATTTGAATAG